A portion of the Glycine max cultivar Williams 82 chromosome 10, Glycine_max_v4.0, whole genome shotgun sequence genome contains these proteins:
- the LOC121172915 gene encoding uncharacterized protein, which produces MASSSSYSFSLLRSIPISFPHTQCALKSQRLSLRASATPSQKARFVARRKESLSVRQLQRPLIEYMRLPASQYSVLDAERIERVNENTFRCYVYRFKFFNLEVCPVLLVKVEEQPDGCCIKLLSCKLEGSAMVAAQNDKFDALMVNRISCDSNANKSLMQQLTSDTIIEVSIEIPFPFQAIPKQAIESAGTQVLEQILRIMLPRFVSQVC; this is translated from the exons atggcttcttcttcttcttattctttttctctGCTTCGTTCCATTCCCATTTCCTTTCCGCACACCCAATGCGCTCTCAAATCCCAGCGCCTCTCGCTTCGTGCTTCGGCCACTCCGAGCCAGAAGGCTCGGTTCGTCGCTCGCCGCAAGGAGTCCCTTTCGGTTCGGCAACTGCAACGCCCCCTAA TTGAGTACATGCGGTTACCGGCGAGTCAGTATTCGGTGTTGGACGCGGAGAGGATTGAGCGGGTAAACGAAAACACGTTTAGGTGTTATGTTTATAGGTTCAAGTTCTTCAACCTTGAGGTTTGTCCTGTGTTGTTGGTGAAAGTGGAAGAGCAACCTGATGGATGTTGCATCAAGCTCTTGTCTTGCAAG CTCGAGGGCTCGGCAATGGTTGCTGCACAGAATGACAAGTTTGATG CTCTAATGGTCAACCGGATATCATGTGATAGCAACGCTAACAAGTCATTGATGCAGCAACTCACATCAGACACTATAATTGAG GTAAGCATTGAAATACCTTTTCCTTTCCAAGCAATACCAAAGCAAGCAATTGAATCAGCTGGGACTCAAGTCCTTGAACAAATACTCAGGATTATGCTTCCCCGTTTTGTGTCACAGGTTTGTTAA
- the LOC121172958 gene encoding uncharacterized protein, which yields MADFRGGFLKKRHRIAVAWIAMAVVVVMAEMADLFCFLSAGGITRAKQHLVGKSGNVAACKKTPPNVVEELKEYMATKKSGTTYSTSGSGNMTNIRDFKFGEPIGCDGSEEDEFADSCNVAASAKTKCGTKKGPMDKFCKNPKNAINRRKMEMLWQMNIRESMDKNEVLKVHQHIARFWYQAGLSFNLIKLKSFENMVAAIGQYGPHLPIPSYHDIRVPLLKKEVEYTENLMKGHREQWVKYGCTIMSDAWTDRKQRCIINFLINSQAGTMFLKSVDGSDFVKTGEKLFELLDAIVEEVGEENVVQVVTDNGSNYVLAGKLLEEKRKHIYWTPCAAHCIDLMLEDIGKLPLIRKTIRRN from the exons ATGGCGGATTTTCGTGgcggatttttgaaaaaacgcCACCGAATAGCAGTGGCGTGGATAGCCATGGCGGTCGTGGTGGTTATGGCGGAAATGGCggatttattttgctttttgtcCGCG GGAGGAATAACAAGAGCCAAACAACACCTGGTTGGGAAGTCTGGTAACGTTGCAGCTTGCAAGAAAACTCCACCAAATGTAGTCGAAGAGTTGAAGGAATATATGGCTACCAAAAAAAGTGGGACCACTTACAGTACTTCTGGTAGTGGTAATATGACAAATATAAGAGATTTTAAATTTGGTGAACCAATTGGATGTGATGGAAGTGAAGAAGATGAGTTTGCAGACTCTTGTAATGTTGCTGCAAGTGCAAAGACAAAGTGTGGGACTAAAAAAGGACCAATGGACAAATTTTGTAAGAATCCAAAAAATGCAATCAATCGGAGAAAAATGGAGATGTTGTGGCAAATGAACATAAGAGAGTCAATGGATAAGAATGAAGTATTGAAGGTGCATCAACATATTGCTCGCTTTTGGTACCAAGCAGGCTTGTCATTCAACCTCATTAAATTGAAAAGCTTTGAGAATATGGTTGCAGCCATTGGTCAATATGGGCCACATTTGCCCATTCCTAGCTATCATGACATCAGAGTTCCACTCTTGAAGAAGGAAGTTGAATATACTGAAAATTTGATGAAAGGCCATAGGGAGCAATGGGTCAAGTATGGTTGTACTATTATGTCCGATGCATGGACTGATCGGAAACAAAGatgcatcattaattttttgattaacTCTCAAGCTGGTACGATGTTTTTGAAGTCTGTTGATGGCTCTGATTTTGTAAAGACAGGTGAAAAGCTTTTTGAGTTGCTTGATGCCATTGTGGAGGAAGTTGGAGAAGAGAATGTTGTTCAAGTTGTAACCGATAATGGGAGCAACTATGTTTTAGCGGGTAAGTTGTTGGAGGAGAAAAGGAAACATATTTATTGGACTCCTTGTGCAGCTCATTGTATTGATTTGATGCTTGAAGATATTGGGAAGCTTCCCTTGATAAGGAAGACAATTAGAAGGAATTAA
- the LOC102666914 gene encoding uncharacterized protein, which produces MFTSNEWTLNKLSKEPKGKESAKVVLMPSFWNTVVYTLKVMAPLVKVLRLVDGERKPVIGYIYEAMDKAKETIIKSFNNNESKYKDVFAIIDKRWNCQLHRPLHAAAHFLNPEFFYNNTDLEFDFEVTNGLFECIKKLIPQFDVQQKILTELHLYKIGADHFGSDFAMAQKKTHSPTYWWRMFGSQTPNLQKLAIKILSLTCSASGCERNWSVFGQIHSKKRNRLEHKRLHDLVFVKYNQQLKQRYNARDEIDPISLNDIDVYNEWLVGEMDQDDDNDAGNDLVFEDDDALNLATVYQASGVGECRKYTRRKKQKTSVAAAQTSKKQAMVVGSSSRKQKAVQENDEDLDFEENIDVEFEEEEIMVNFKASDGEEGEGDAPLPCDNNEDDYVGIGEDD; this is translated from the exons ATGTTTACTTCTAATgaatggaccttgaacaagctatCTAAGGAGCCTAAGGGAAAAGAATCTGCAAAGGTTGTGCTCATGCCTTCTTTTTGGAATACTGTGGTTTACACTCTTAAAGTCATGGCTCCACTTGTGAAAGTGCTTCGTCTTGTGGATGGTGAAAGGAAACCAGTCATAGGCTATATTTATGAAGCAATGGACAAggcaaaagaaacaattatcaAGTCTTTCAACAACAATGAAAGCAAGTACAAAGATGTGTTTGCAATCATTGATAAAAGATGGAATTGTCAGCTTCATAGGCCACTGCATGCAGCTGCCCACTTCTTAAATCCAGAGTTCTTTTATAACAACACTGacttggagtttgattttgaggtCACCAATGGTTTGTTTGAGTGCATTAAGAAGTTAATTCCACAATTTGATGTGCAACAGAAAATTCTAACCGAGTTGCATCTTTACAAGATTGGTGCTGACCACTTTGGTTCCGACTTTGCAATGGCTCAAAAGAAAACCCATTCTCCTA CATATTGGTGGCGAATGTTTGGGTCACAAACTCCAAATTTGCAGAAGCtagctattaaaattttgagtttgaCTTGCAGTGCTTCAGGATGTGAAAGAAATTGGAGTGTGTTTGGGCAA attcattccaaaaaaagaaataggctTGAGCACAAGAGGCTCCATGATTTGGTGTTTGTCAAATACAACCAACAATTGAAGCAAAGATATAATGCAagagatgaaattgatccaatttctcttaatgatattgatgtgtaCAATGAATGGCTCGTGGGAGAGATGGAtcaagatgatgataatgatgctggaaatgatttggtatttgaagatgatgatgctcTAAATTTGGCAACTGTGTATCAGGCTTCGGGGGTTGGAGAGTGTAGGAAGTATACTAGGCggaaaaagcaaaaaacaagTGTTGCTGCTGCCCAAACTTCTAAAAAACAGGCAATGGTTGTTGGATCTTCATCAAGGAAGCAAAAAGCAGTCCAAGAAAATGATGAGGATCTAGATTTTGAGGAGAATATTGATGTTgaatttgaagaagaagaaatcatggTCAATTTTAAGGCGTCTGATGGggaagagggagagggagatgcTCCATTACCATGTGATAACAATGAAGATGATTATGTTGGGATTGGAGAAGATGATTAG